The DNA window AACTTCCATTATAGGTTCTCCGTCCCAATGCACTGTTCCATGGGCTCCACTTAGAACCCGGAGACCTCTTAACTTATCCGACATTGTTTAATCCTCCTTATATAGCTACATTCAAGAACAAGTCTTCCATAGCATCCACTAGCTTTATCTTTCCTGATACAAATACCTTAGAGCCACTAGGATACATTTTTATAGCCTGTTCTGTCATATCTATCACATTTTCACCTTTTGATATGCAGTACTTTCTCTGCTCTTCTAAGTCTATATCTACATAGTTGTTGTAACTGTTTTCTAGAACATTCCCCTCAAGCTCTTTGAAGTAGATGCCATTAATATTCGCTAGGAACAGCTGCTTATTCTCGTAGCTGTTTATTATCTTTCCTACATAATAGTCAAAGAACGTGTCTCTTATATCGTCCTTTATCATGTCCATCCCTTCGATGATCTTAATCTTGCTGAAATCCTCTCCGATATTGGCTGTATAGGTAGTAAGTGTGTTTACCGCCCTGGCTATCTTTATCTTCTCTCCGTCGTTTACGAGAATTAAAGAGCCTGCATTTATAGCTGCATCTGGATCTGAGTACTCCGATATTGAAGTCACCTCAGGTAGCACGTAAAAAGTGGCACTCCTTTCAAGGCTTAACCCCGCAAGTATACCTGCTATACGTCCTGTGTACTCTTGTCCTGTGTAGTCTATGTCTCCCACAGTAACTCTAGTCATGTCAAAACTTATAACTCCTCTGTCATCGGCTACTTGCTGATTCGTAACCAGCTTCACAGTCTTTTGCTTCACGTTTCTTTCACTCTTTATGAAACTGACTAGAGCAGCGTTGTCTATCGAAGCTCCTCCTGGGTAGCATATATAGTTGTATTTTTTGTTGGTTATCCTAGTGACTAAGTCCTGTAATGTTCCTGTTGTAGGGTCCATAGTTTCAACTATGAGTTTATATGGCGCTCCCATCATAACCTGAGATATATACTCATAGTTTTTTGCTGTAAAATCGCTTGAATTTACATCTATCAAGGACGAGTACTCGAAAGTCCTCTTTGACGCATTGGTACTGTCTTTCAGTATCATAAGTACAATACCTCTGGCACTTCTCTGTATAAGTGTAAGGCCTTTAGATGCAAAATTTATCTGCACCTGAGGCATACCTATTGTTGGCATTAAATCACTCCTATTCTATTTGTTCTTCTCCATCTACAAACAATCGCTCCATAAGCTCTAGTGTCTTTCCGCTTTCCCAGTCCACTTCGGGTTTACCTGTGTCTACCACAGTGATAGTTCCATCGTCATTTACTATTATTTTCTCAAAGGTGTCGAAGAAATCAAATGTCACCAGATAGTGAAGGTCTTTGTCTATGATCTTCACCTCAGGACTTTCATTCATAGTTATGTGTCTATCTTTTATCTTAAAAGATGGCATGAAAAGAGAGGTGAGCTTTTCAGCTGCCTCTAGAGACTCCCTTGTATTTGATTCAGACAAATATACTATGTCCAGTTTAGCTTTCCGATTTATCACTTTTTCTGAAAAGCCGACTGTATTATATACGACAAGCTGTATATTGAATGCTGGCACTACGAGACTCTCTATTGTGTCCCTGTATACTTTTGACATAGGGAATGTAACTTTCAAAACCCTCGCTATTTCTTTATATATATCATTCACTGTAATCATACATATTCAAGCCTCTCTTTAGCTCTTTTAATGGCTCTAACCATAGCCGGCTTTAGCTGCTTTTTCCCAGCTTCTTTGCCTTTTTGCATGAAATAGAAACCTTTTATATATCTCTTCACCAGAGTCTTTCCTAGAGCCGGAATATACTTCCCAACTTCCTGACGGTGACCGTACTCCACGTGCGGTGCATATTCAAGATTTGAATACAAGACCGCCTTGTAAGTTTCACCTTCTCTCTCAGTTCCATCAAATTTAATCGAACGCTTTAATGTCCCTGTAGCATAAGGCGCTTCATCTCTAGCGATATCCCTCATTTCAAAACCAACTTCATCCATACCTTTTCGTATCTCTTCATCAAACACTATGGCTATTTTAGCAAGTCGCTTTTCTTCCTCATCCCAGCCTTTAGAGCTGAACATTAGGCATTCCCCTCTCTTATTAGAGGTATCTGTCCATGAGATGCAAAGTATATTCCCTCCCCCGCTATGAACTTGTATGTTCTGTCTTGAACGGTAGCCACAACTTTATCTCCAGCCTTAATAGATATGTCTGGTTTGACATATAGCTCAGCTAGGTATGCTATGGGTTGGGTTAAGTCTTTGATCCCCTCTGTAGAGCCTCTAGTAAAGTCTACTCCACATTGAATTGAATCATAGACAACAGCCTCGGAAAAACTGTCAAATCCATCTGAATCAGCTCCCGATAAACTCCTGCTGATAGTACAAATGTCGGTGTAAAGGGTAGCTAAAACTTCTGCCTCTGTCATATGAATCTCACTCGCTTTTCTTTCGTTACCTTGAACCTGTCAAGCTGTATCTGGTAGTTGGCTATAAACTCCGCACCACCACCAGTAAGTTTGTTGTAGTTAGACTCACTCGAAGAAGATTCATAGTTTATCTGCATACCGCCACGCTTAATGCTAGAAACGGCTCCTGTCTCTTCTCCGCTTTCGATGGCGTTTTTTCTAGTCTTAGCCCTGAACTCATCTGCTGTTATCTCGACTATTATAAGCTCAAGTCCTGAAGGAATGTCCTCTCTATTGCAATAGTTCAAAACCTTTTGCTTAACTATGTCCAAATAAAGAGACAGTAGCTCGTCTTGGCTACTGTCTGTGATATTTAGCAGTGTCTTTATTTTATTAATCATATGGCATCAGCCTCCTATCCTCTAGTTATAATTCTCGCTATCGGTATAGCCTTATGGTCTATATAAGACTTTGTATCCGCACTGTCGTTTACAAGCTCCCAGTTTGCCCCCATTTCCAGTTCAGCATCTGTAGGAGACAGTGAAGCCATAGAAGATTTAGTGAAGGATATCCCATAAGGTGCATAGCAAACCCTCTGTCTGCTATAAAGAGTATCCTGACCTCCATTTATCTTAGGATCTCTATCCATCTCGTATGGAACTTTAACTCCCGCATCGGTAAACTCAAATGCGCCCTCGCCTAAAATATATGTTGTATATTTGTCGTATGCTTCTGTGCTCACTTCGTAGTAATTTCCTATTTCTCCTACTATAGGATTATCCACAGGAGTATATATATAAGAGCCGGCACTTCCACTTCTAGTGTAGTAAGTTTTTGCATCATCTATAGCTACATCTGCTGTCTTAGCCCCTATAGCATGTACGTGTTCCACTGGCATAGAATCGTCTATTAGAACTGTCCTCCCATTGAGAGTGGCCAGTGTAAGATCCCTCTGAACCCCACTGCTGTCAGTGTACTTAAGATACTCTAATAGCTGCAAGTTCTCTAGATTGGTAGCCACTTGAGAGTGCATTACAGCCACTGAAAACTTAGCTTTGTTTTGCCCTACAGCTCTTTGAAGCGCCGTATTCAATGTAGTCGGTGAAAATGTTCCAGTTGGACTTGAGGAGATGTCGAATGTATGTCCGTCAACGAATTTCTTGTTTTCAGTTCCAGTCATTCCAAATACACCTTTTAGTATAGACAATAACAGTGTCTGGTTTATCTCATCCCAGTAGCTTGATATCTGCTTCGCAACATTGTCCATGAAGTCCACTCCGCCAGTTATATCGTAGCTGAAATCCCTTTCTATCCATCCTTTAGCTCTCCCAACTACTACTCTCGAGTGCGAATATGTTTTGGAAGTATCAGCCGTTATGTCGGTAGATCCGTCATAGTTTAGGGCTTCCCCTCCTATAGTTCCAAACAGAGGGACAGTCATATAGTTCCCGCCTACTTGGTCGCTCATCATATCCTTGAATTGAGGAGCCGCTTTTATAGCTCCCGATTTCAGGAGCTCATTTCTTTTGAGCTTCGGTATCGTATCTACATACTTTCCGAATAACTCTGGATTAAAGTTTTTCGAATCAAATTGTGAAGCTGCGAATAGCTGTAAATTGAAGCCTAATTTTTTTATTTTCATATAGTTTCATCTCCTAATTATTTATTTTGTTTTGCCATCATCTGTGAATATGTCAAATTGTCGTTTGATGCTCCACCCCCGGCTTTCGGTGGTTCTCCAGCAAGCTTCTTCAGTACTTCAGACTCAACGGCTTTATTGAAAGCTTCTTTGAATTGATTTATGTTTTTTAAACTTGATTCAGCGTCTACCCCTATTAAGAATGTAGCAAAATCTTGATCAAGTCCATTATCAGATAACTGTTTTCTAACTTCTAGATTAAGCCTTTCTTTTTCAAAAGCCTCTCTCTCTGCTGCGAACTTCTGTTGCTCTTTTTCAAACTCAGCCTTAGCTCTTTGATCTGCACTCATTTTTGCCAGTTTTTCAGCTTCAGCCTTTTCTTTTTCAAGCTTCTCCTGATACTCCTTCTCCCACTTAGCCTGCTCCTCTGCCAATCTTTTTGAAGCTATAGCTTCCGCCTCTTCCTTAGTGAAAGTTTGTTTTGGCTCCGGTTCTATATCTGAGGTCGGTTCCGGATTCGGTGCAGGGTCCGATCCAGGCTCTCCTCCAGGTTCTGCAAATAGCTGTAGATTGATTTTTTCTATCTTAGCTTGATTGTATTTCATGTACACTCCCCCTATTCTACGCCCATAGGCTTATTTCCAAGTTGCTCTTTAAAGCCCACAACAGGTAAAAGGGCATAATAAAAACAACCCCTTTTAGGATTGCTTTAAATGTTTATATTCAGTACAGTTCTATACTATCCAGTTGCTCTATGAAAGGCTTCCCTCCCACTATCATTTTCTTGAAAAGGTCGTCTAAACTTTTATCTTGCTTTCTTTCGAACTCAACTCGCGAATTTTACGATTTTTCAATCTCCGCCGCCTGTAGGCTTATAGTACCTACTGTGCCACTCTCTGTATCCCATATTCCTGTCAATCTCGATGTACTTACCATCAGACTGCTTTGAAAGCTTCGTGCCCTCTGACTGCTCGCCACCCTTCACTGTATAGGACCTGCAATTTGGATGTGCTGGAGGGTAGTTCACTCCCGTCTTGGCCTCGGATATCTTGAACTCCTCTCCGTCTAGCCTTTTGCATATATCAGATGTCTTGCTATCGAGATTGGCCCTGTATATATAGGTTTTTATTCCTAATCTCCTATACGCTTCAAGGTCGCCCTGTGTGGATGCATTCGCTATCTCTGTAACAACTAATCTTTTGGCATCTCTATACCCCACGCCCATTCGTTCACTAAGTTGTTCCGAAAGAAAAGCCACGCTCTTCCCTTCCTGAAGACTCTGTCCTGTCAATATTCTAAGCTGTCTCAGCAGTTCTCTTTTGTTGTCCCATATGGAGTCTGAAAAGTTTCTCCCTTTCCAAGGGGTCAATATAGCCTGCCTTATATAGTCTTCGTTCAGCTTTGCATAGTTCGTCGCTAGTGTGGCGCCGGTCATCTTGGCATCGGTAAAGAGCACAGCTGAGTAACTTTCCTCGTACACTTTTTTCATGCCTTTGTACAGAAGCTCTTCCTCTTCTATACCCATATTTATTATATGGGCTTGAATTTGAGCCTTCAGAGCTTCCAGCCTTGTAATTCTTGATCTCGAAGCCAAGGTTTCCAGTTCAAGTATCAGAGACTCTCTTTGAGTTCCCTCCGCTTTGTCTATCAGTTTCAGATAACCATCTATATCTCTGCGCCACTGTCTGTACTCAGACCCTTTTATAAGTTTACTGGCTTCCTTGTAGCTTAGATTGACCTTGCCCGCATACTTGGCATACAGGTAGCTTATATCCTTTTCTATGTTCGAAAGTGAGTCGGAGTATATTTCCTTTAGGAGCTTATTCAGATTGCCGGCTTCTAACATAGACTCGTCTATCCTCTGTCTTGACCTCTCATCCCAGTATTGCTGACTATTCTTCGCCATCTATACCGTCTCCGCTATTTTGAAACGCCATATCTATAGATGATGGTATTTCATCATCCAGCTCTGCAGCTCTTTTTTCAAGTTCAGCTTTTGGGTTTTCCACGAAAGGTATTTGCCCGACCAGCGTTTCTTTCGATGCAAACGTCGATAAATTTAGCAGTGTCTGGCTCAACTCGAACACGTTTTGCGGAAGGGTATTGTTGAACCGGACATCTATGCCCGTATAGTCGTAGTTTGCTCTTTTGGTGAAATTCAAGTAATTGCATATAAGCTCCATGCGCCTCTGTAGCCCCACCTTGAATTTCCGAGCCTTGTTCTTTCTGGCATTCTCAAACGGCAGCAGCTTGTACGAAAGCGAAACACCCGACATATTTCCCCCAAACTCTGTATCTGAAAGATCTGGCGTACTTGAAAACTTGTGTATGTCCTGTCGTATCCGCATCTTGAAGTTCTCCACCCAGGTATCGTTGACTGACTTTATCAGCCATGAAGCATTCGCTCCTTCTGGAAGCAACAGCACTCTGTCTTTCTTCATTCTGGTTATATCTTCTGGATCAGTATTTTCAGCTCCATGAAGTGCCAAGTAGGAGTCTGTAAATTGGTCCATATCGTTCATAGTGTCACTCTGAGCTCTGTCATATGCATCTATCAAAGCCATTACAGGCTCGAAATCTCCCAGTCCACTTTTGTTATTTGAATAAACACTCACCGGAACGTCGTTGAAGGCGTGCGGCCTTCTCCCTATAGGAGTTAACTCTTCAGCTCCATCTATCTGCTTATAGCTTATTATTTCCTTAGCTGTATATACATCTATTAATACGTCTTTATCTATAGCATAGTACCTCATAAAAAACTTTATATTGTTCTCCAGTGTATTGTCATATACCACAAAACTTTCAAGCGGACTTATCTCAGTCAGCCTTATATTGTTGAGGCTGTCTATATACTGAAGCTCGTATGCTATTCCAAGCTTTCCGGCCGTTGTAGCCAGTTCGCTATTGAGGGACTGTTCGTCGTTATAGTCGTAAAGCTCTGTGAGCTCATTTAAGAGCATTTCAGTATCTCCACTACCGTTCGTGCCTTCGTTCAGAGATAAGCCACCTATAGAGGCTTCTGTGGCTTCTACAGCACTATATGATACAGGATTGCCCACTAGATACCCCACATGCATATCTACAATGTACTTAGGATATGAGTTGACGAGCCTGTTGTCCGGCTTTTCAGTGTCCTTGGTCCCTTCTGTTATCGAGTGCAGACCCTTATAGTAGTTTTCCAGTTTCTGAAGTCTTGAGAGCCCTTTTTTATGCGTCTCTATCAGCTTCAATATTTCTTTACTGTCCAGATCTTCCTTTTCTGTTCTTATCATTTCCTAACCTCCAATTACAATCCAAACGATGACTTGCTTATCGTCTTTACTTTGCTGTCTTTCATGTCGTCTTCAAGCCCATACCTTACGCTGTCAATATAGTGATTGTCTCTGTCTGGGAAATTCACTTTGACCATTCCTCTGCTGTCAATATCAAGAGAGTAGTTTATAAACTCTCTAGCCGCATTAGGACACCTGATATCATCTATAATTATTTCCTCTAAACCTTGTAAGAACTTTATGCCATGCTCGATACTTCCTGGTCCTTTCTTTGCCCCTCTGATTTTAATCCCTTGTCTCGCTAAATCAGCTATAGATTTAGGTTCTGCGGAGTCTGCTATTATGACTCTGTTGTTCCAACCCTTATCTTGAATCATAGAGGCCAACTTATCGTTAAAAAGATTTATCTTATATATCTCTCCAAATACATAAAGCCTCTTCCTAGTGCTGTCGTAATGCATTCTGCTTACTGAGCACGGATCCACAGAGTATCCCCAGTCAAGTCCTGTACGTATTTTATCGAAAGTCTGTATCTCTGCATCAGATATAGCCCTAATTGACACATTGTTAAATACCTCTAGACCTGTACCTGTTTCCTCCCCAAGATACTCGTGCCTGTATGCCATCTCATTGACTTTCTTCAAGTGTTCGGCTTCAGCTATAAAAGTTTCTCCTAGCCACTCAGGTGGAACATCCAGATAGGTGCTATGATGCACATATCGGTCCTCTCTTGAGAGCTTTACCTCTTGATTCACCCATGACCTAGAGGATTTTGGAGGGTTATAAGTAAAGAACACCGTTCTTTTATGATTCCCTTCTCCTCTAAGGAGTGACTGCATTATATTTCTAATCTCAGCATAGTTCCTGAATTGGTCACACTCCTCGAACCAGCCATATTTGATATAGCCTTTACCCAGGTTTATAGACTTCACCTTTCCTGGGCTATCCGCCGCCTTGAACACTATCTTCTGTCCTGTAGGCTTATAGACAATCTGCATTGGAGACACATTGCATGTAAAGTAGCTCTCAACTCCAAGCTTATTTATTGCCCACTCTACTTGCCCATAGACTGTATCTCTCAGCTCATTCTGATATCGCCTGAAAACTACCGCATTAGCATTAGGGTCTTTGATTATGCCAAGTACTATCTCAATACCTACAAAAGATGATTTAGTAGACCCTCTTCCTCCCTTAAGCCAGTACTGGTTATGCTCTTCTTTCTTTATGGATTTATGAACCCTTTGAAAAGGCTTAGCTATTATATTACTAAGTCTCATCCTATTCATCTTCTATATCATCCAATATCTGAACTCCTAGCTCTCCCGATACATCCAATTTATCTGTGAAAATTCCGTATCTTTTCCCTAGAAGCTCTGCGGCCTTTATTCTATCTTTAGCTGAAGCCTGCTTTTTTATTATGCGAGCTTTGCTTTCAAAGTCCCCAAGACTCTCAACTACAACTGCATCTTCTTGAATTTCACCTCTCATCATCAAAGATAGAAACTCCTCTATTTCTTTAGCTTCAGCTATATTTGATTCTCTTATTTCTTCGAGTAAATTATCAATTGCTGATTTTATCTCAACTTTCTTCAACAATCGTTGTCCTTGGCTATATGCAGTTTTTTCGCTATATCCAGCTCTTATAGCAGCCTGCGTCGCATTCTTATCCTTTAGATATTCCGTTATGAATGTCCTTTGCTTTTCGTTAAATTTTTGAGTTTTCACACCACCACCCCATTTTTCCACACGAAAAAAGACACCCTTTCGAGTGCCTTTTTCTCTATTCAACTTTTTCCATGATACTATAATAACACAGATTTTCAGACCCATCGGTCACAAATCGGTCAGGATTCGTACAGTAATCGGTGGTTTATGACTCAATCGTGACTCATTCCTGACTCATTTCAAATTAATCCCCATTTATGCTATAGAGGATTTTCTTTATGGCGTTATTTCTAGTAGACTTACACCATCCTTCTGAGTAGCATACTTTAGCTGCAACTTTCCACCACTCAAGACCGTTTATGTAGAACTCCTCCACTATGACTCTTTCCATATCATTAAGCCCCTCTAGTGCATTGTCTATCATCTTTATCTTATTCTCTTCAGTAGCTATCCTTCTTTTTAGCCTCTCCTCCATTTGGATATTCCTTTCGGCTACATTCTCAGTAGCACTACTGAACTTATTGGTTTTTGAAGTAGGCTCTGTGTCGTACGATATTCCTGTCAAGCCATCTTCATATCTCAGGCTCTCCAGCTTTATCTTGTTGTTCTTTATAGCTGCTTTTATAACCTCATACTCTGAAAGTGTTTTCTCTAGATCCTTAGTTGTCATGTTGTACATTCACATTCCCCTTTCAACGTAAATTCCGGGTCTAAGATACAGACCCGGTTTACCTACTTTAAGTTTATAATGATATCCTTAGATTTTCTTTGACTAGCCAACTCACTCCTTATCGAACTTAATAGTAAGACTACTAGCCATAGTAGAGCTCTCACAGATAAAAGATATTCACCCCTTATCAGTAAGATTGAATATGTCAAAAGACCAATCGATACGGCTATCTCGTACAGGTCTATATTTCTAATTAACCCAAGTACCTTTGCTACGCTCATTTCGCCGCCCTCTCTTTCAGTTTCTTTTCTTTGTATTCCTCGAACCTTATAGCTATCATTCTGTCATTTTCTTTATCTAGCGTGAGGTTTAGGAATGTTCCGCACTCCATGCAACTTCCGTGCCCTGCATCTAGCATTCCCATCTCTTGAAATAAGGATTTACAAGCCCACAGTATCTTTCCGCATTCTGGGCATTCGATTTCATATCTCTTCCTGTTGTCCTTTTCCATGTCCTACCCCCTAGCATCCATGCTAACTAGTTTTCTCTCTTTCTTGTGCATCTCCAGATCTATTGGGCTTTCGCACTTCTTGCACTTGTAAAAGTCCATCCAATCTCCCTTGACCTTAAAGTTGTAGGCGTGTCCGCAATTTGGGCACTTGGCGTATACCGGCACAAGGTCCCCTAGTAAAATTGCATTCTCGCACTCTCTGCATATAGCTACCTCACCCTCTGCCAATACTGCAAACCCTACTTTCCCACAGTCCTCGCATCTGAAGGCTATTAGCGTCTTTCGACCATCTCTGTTACTATCCTTGTTGCTCTCGAGCTCCTTTTGTTTTGGCTTCAGTGGAGCTTTTAAGCTATCCAGTGCACCTTCTAAAGCCTTTTTTGCCACGTCTCCGTTTACCTCAACTTGAAGATCATGTCTCTGCGGTGGAGTGTCCTCTCTCCTGGTAGGAGTTGCAGCTCTCAAACCTTTATCCAGGAACTGCGCTAGCGTTCTATTTATCGCTACATATGCGTCCTTTGCATTTTCCTCGCTCATAATCACAGTGTTCTTAGCTATTCCCTCTATCTTTATACTAACTTTTATATTTTTCATTTATGATTGCCTCCCTATTTTTGTATTTCTTTTACCAGGCCATTGTGCCTGTTCACTATCTCCATCAGATTAGGAGTGTCTTTTGTCACCAGCCACTGTTTGCAGTCTAGTCTTTCGTCTGTCATGAGCTGCTTTTGTCTCGACGTTGGTTTCTTTCCCTGTTTCATTCCACTTCCTCCTCTAGTTTTACTTTCTCCGACTTCGAACTGCAATGAGTATGGCGAGTATGACCCATAAAGCCTGAGCGATTAAGATCAGTATGAGCGTCTTTTCTGGTGTTATCACCTACTCCACCTCCTGCAACTCTTCTCTTGCTGACTCTATGAGTTCCACTAAATCTTCTCCTTTGAAGTACCCTTCTACTATTCTCTCAACCGCTTTTTCCATGGTTTTGCTCTCCCTCTTTTTGTCTCTAATCTATATTTTCCGGCTCAACTGGTATCCACATCTTAGGATTGTAGTTGAGCGTGTATTGATATTTGTCTACGTACACATCACTCTTCTGCTCCACTACATAAGTCACGTTATCACTTAGACCCACAAAGTGCTTTTTATAAGTCCCGTCGCCATCTTCTACTGTTATTTCAAGCTGATTCTCTATTTCTTCGATTGATAGCTTTCCCGTCATTTGAAACAGTACGTCGCCTTGTATGGCATTTACCACTGTTAGTTGTCGTACAACGTTGAAATTATCCGCTTGTTTTGAAAGGTTGTATGAAACTCTGTCTGACTCTCTACACCCTACTAATGAAACCATTAGTCCTGTTGCTATAATAGCTGCTGCTAATTTCTTTTTCATTTTTTATCCCTCATCTTTCTCTATAGACTTTATTTCAACTTCTGCCCTTGGCATGTCTGAGTAATATTTCTCTATAGTGGCGCTTACTATCTGGCTGTCATCTTTATAGGCCAGTCCGTTTAAAGCATCAGTGATTGACTTCATGCAGTTATCCAAGTCTGGTTTCTTGGTCGGCCTTAACTCTTGGTCCATCATAAGCTGCTTTTTCTTCTTGCTAGCCGACTTGGGTATCTGGAAATAAAGTTTAAGCCTTATTCCCAGTTCTCCCTCAAGCATTGTCTGTCCGTGATTAATTGCATACAGCTCCTTTACCAGCACTTCATAGTTCTTTGTCTTTTCCGGAGTATGTACTCCCCATTTGGTTACACGTGGGCGCGCTTTTGCTATGGGCTCTCCAGGTATCTCGAATACTATCATCATATCTCTCCTGTCTGCTTTTAGTTGCTTCTAATCATTCTCTCTAGTTCTTCGTTGGTGTACTTGGAGCTGCGCTGTTCGAAGTTATGAAAGCTACTTAAGTTAGAACCTTTGCTTTTATCAGGCATCTTCCAGTCTTCCTTAATCGCTTTTACCATCCATCCTCCTAAGTTTCTATATCCGGTAGCTTTAGCTATCTGGTATTTGTCTTTGACAATAGACAAATTATTGCTAGCTGCTTCTAAGATTACTTTTGCACTTTGATAATCAACTTTCTTGTCCAGTATTTCCATAACAGATTGAATTAGTTCTTTTTCAACAACAACAGGATCTTTTTCCGATTCGTCTTTTTCTTGTTGTTGTTCTTCTTCTTGTTCTTCTTCTTGTTCTTCTTCTTGTTCTTCTTCTTGTTCTTGCCCCCGACCCGTACCACGGCCCGTATTGCCTGTGGATAACTCGCCTTCGTCTAAAAATAAATTTCTTATAGTGTCTTTAGATATATTTTGGGCTATATAAAGCAATAACCTTCTGTCTTTCACTTTAGAAATCTCTGACCTTATACAGTCCATGACTGGCTTACTCTGATTATCTAGATTAAACTTAGCCCAGTTTAGTATACAGATTTCCCTAGTCTCTTTGTTATACTTTATTATTCTGTGATGGTTTTCAAATCTATCCATAAGTGCATTTACACTCTCTGTCGAGTATCCCATTTCGAAGGCCATCTGTTTTTTCGTAATTTCATATATACCTATCTGTGTTGTATTTGGATTAGTCAAAAGATACAGAAAGAAAAACTTATCCTCTGGTGTCATTTCTTCTATAACTTTTGAGTCATTCCAGAACTCTGTATATACCTGTCTAAACCTTGCCATTCTCTTTCTCCTTTCTAAAAA is part of the Andreesenia angusta genome and encodes:
- a CDS encoding RusA family crossover junction endodeoxyribonuclease, which codes for MIVFEIPGEPIAKARPRVTKWGVHTPEKTKNYEVLVKELYAINHGQTMLEGELGIRLKLYFQIPKSASKKKKQLMMDQELRPTKKPDLDNCMKSITDALNGLAYKDDSQIVSATIEKYYSDMPRAEVEIKSIEKDEG
- a CDS encoding DUF6906 family protein, yielding MKQGKKPTSRQKQLMTDERLDCKQWLVTKDTPNLMEIVNRHNGLVKEIQK
- a CDS encoding helix-turn-helix domain-containing protein, with the translated sequence MARFRQVYTEFWNDSKVIEEMTPEDKFFFLYLLTNPNTTQIGIYEITKKQMAFEMGYSTESVNALMDRFENHHRIIKYNKETREICILNWAKFNLDNQSKPVMDCIRSEISKVKDRRLLLYIAQNISKDTIRNLFLDEGELSTGNTGRGTGRGQEQEEEQEEEQEEEQEEEQQQEKDESEKDPVVVEKELIQSVMEILDKKVDYQSAKVILEAASNNLSIVKDKYQIAKATGYRNLGGWMVKAIKEDWKMPDKSKGSNLSSFHNFEQRSSKYTNEELERMIRSN
- a CDS encoding terminase small subunit — protein: MNREKGTRKGVFFRVEKWGGGVKTQKFNEKQRTFITEYLKDKNATQAAIRAGYSEKTAYSQGQRLLKKVEIKSAIDNLLEEIRESNIAEAKEIEEFLSLMMRGEIQEDAVVVESLGDFESKARIIKKQASAKDRIKAAELLGKRYGIFTDKLDVSGELGVQILDDIEDE